The stretch of DNA GCGGAGAGCGGCGTGGTCGACTCGACCAGGCCGCCCGGCTGGGTGGACTTCATGCTGCGGGTCCCGATGAACGGGCAGTTCGGCATCTCGGGACGGATCCCGGAGTGGAGCGCCGCGGTGCGGGAGCGCGTCAGGGACAACGTGGCGCTGTACCGGCGGATTCGCGGGACCATCGTGGGTGCCGATGTCTACCATCTGACGCCCGCGCCCCGGCGAACCGATCCCACCGGATGGACGGCGCTGGAGTACGTCCAGCCGGGCGGACGCCGCGGAGTGGTCCTGGGCTATCGGCTGGCGCGGAGTTCCGCTGCGGAGGTACTGCGGCTCCGCGGGCTCCTCCCGCGGGCGACGTACGATGTCGAGGTGGATGGGCAGCGGCGGGCACCCGCCACCGGGGCCGACCTTGCGACCCGTGGGCTGCGGATCCGGCTTCCCGCCGTCTGGCGAGCGGCGGTCATCGAGGTCACGGCTAAGCCCTGAGGCGCCGCCTCAGCCAGGGAACTGCTGCGCCAGGACCCAGTGCGACACCGCCGGATACTTCTGGGCGGTCTCGCGGGGGTAGTCCTGCACCATCCGCCGCGCCGCATTGGCGAAGGCCTCCTGCATCGGCGTCTCGGGAGGATGCGGCCGGCCCAAGTCCATGGTCACCTGGACCCGTATGCTGGACGGCCTGGGGATGTCGGTGCGGGGCGAATCGCGTTGCAACGCCTCGCTCACGCTCCCGATGCCGAAGCCTTTCCGCTGATCCACCGAGGCCGAGTGCGGGGTGCCGGGGGTGAACCGCTCCGCCAGGAGCTGCAGAATGGACGTGTGGTCCAACACGCCCGAATGGACTGTCTTGGGATCGACGAACGGAGAGACGATCAGGCTGGGCACCCGGACCCCGGTGGTGGTGAACGGGTCGGTGAAGATGGCATTGCTCGCCGGCCGATAGGGCACTGGCGCGGGCGGCACGTGATCGAAAAAGCCGCCGTGCTCGTCATAGGTCACGATCAGCAGGGTGCTGGCCCATCGGTCGGGATTGCAGGTCAGCGCGTCATAGACGTTGAGCAGCAAGGCTTCGCCCGGATGCACCGGCAGCGGGGGATGGTTGTCGTTGGGGACGTCCCCGGCGAGATGGGGCGCATCGGCGTAGGAGGGTTCGACGATGATCACCTGAGGGAAATCGTCGGCCCCCTCGTGAGCCACATCCGGCGCCAGCCGGTCGATGGTCCTGAAGCTTGGTCCGAAGATCTCCAGGCGGCCCAACAGGGCAAAGAACGAGATCCCGGAGTGGTAGACCCGCCAGCGTACGTTCCGTGCACTCAGCCACTCGAGCAGGATGGTATCGGTCGGAGGAAAGAGGCCCTTGGTCTGGTCGGTTCGGGTCGAGCCACACAACGTCATGATGCGGTTCGGCTGGGTACTGGTGGGAAGCGGGGCGAACCAGCGGTCGCACACGGCGTAGTTGTCGGCGAAGAACCGCGTGATAGGCACATCCTCTGGGCCGAAGAACCCCATCGGGTCGGGGTTGCTCACGCGATTGGTGGGAGTGGCCTCGAAGTACGCCGCGGCAAAGCCGCCCATGGTATACGCCTGGGTCACAGGGCTCAGCGCGAGCTGGGCCAGCACCTGCCGGCGCTCGTGCGGCAGGTCGCTGGAGAGCGGATGGTCCTGGAGATGGAAGGGGTAGTACGACTCTCCCTCGAACAGATTCTCGTAGGCGTCCTGCTGGAGCGGCAGCTTGAGTCCATCGACCGCGGTACCGTTCCCGAGATCTGGCAGGCTCAAGTGGCCGAGGATGTGGTCGAAGGACCGGTTCTCGAGCATGACCAGGACGATGGTCTTGATGGCGGACAGGTCGGTCATGATGGGGTACCCTGACCTTGGCAGCGGAGCTGGAGCAGGATGCGGAGCCGGGTGGGCGGCGTGCCACTCGGAATCGGTGCGGCGAGCCTCCAGGGGCCGTCGACGGTCAAGCCCGTGAAGGCCGTGGAGGGCGCGTCGCCGGCGTTCACTGCGGCCGTGCGGCCGCCGTGCTTGACGCTGATGGGTGGATCCGATTTGGAAGCAAGACTTCCGATCGTCACCGAGGGCTTCCAAACGTCGGACGACAGGGTATCGACGGCGATGAGACTGTCAGGGGTGACGCTGTCCACGTCGAAACTGAGGGTCTTCTCCGCGCCCGGCGGGAGGGTGATGACCTCCTTCCGGGCGTACTTCTCTTTGCTGCCGCGGCGGGCGTGGATCGTGTAGGTCGTGGTATCGGGGAGGGAATCTCCTCGCCGGGTCACCGTCAGACTGGGCGTCCCG from Gemmatimonadales bacterium encodes:
- a CDS encoding GH36 C-terminal domain-containing protein — translated: AESGVVDSTRPPGWVDFMLRVPMNGQFGISGRIPEWSAAVRERVRDNVALYRRIRGTIVGADVYHLTPAPRRTDPTGWTALEYVQPGGRRGVVLGYRLARSSAAEVLRLRGLLPRATYDVEVDGQRRAPATGADLATRGLRIRLPAVWRAAVIEVTAKP
- a CDS encoding alkaline phosphatase family protein, yielding MTDLSAIKTIVLVMLENRSFDHILGHLSLPDLGNGTAVDGLKLPLQQDAYENLFEGESYYPFHLQDHPLSSDLPHERRQVLAQLALSPVTQAYTMGGFAAAYFEATPTNRVSNPDPMGFFGPEDVPITRFFADNYAVCDRWFAPLPTSTQPNRIMTLCGSTRTDQTKGLFPPTDTILLEWLSARNVRWRVYHSGISFFALLGRLEIFGPSFRTIDRLAPDVAHEGADDFPQVIIVEPSYADAPHLAGDVPNDNHPPLPVHPGEALLLNVYDALTCNPDRWASTLLIVTYDEHGGFFDHVPPAPVPYRPASNAIFTDPFTTTGVRVPSLIVSPFVDPKTVHSGVLDHTSILQLLAERFTPGTPHSASVDQRKGFGIGSVSEALQRDSPRTDIPRPSSIRVQVTMDLGRPHPPETPMQEAFANAARRMVQDYPRETAQKYPAVSHWVLAQQFPG